One genomic window of Cellulophaga sp. Hel_I_12 includes the following:
- a CDS encoding OmpA family protein yields the protein MLKNIVFTVLLIFVTAENTLAQEKILERANQKYNEYSFSPAIDIYKKVLDKGFVSADLLKKLGNSYYFNADYKEASLIYERLLKEYEGEISPDYFFRYAQTLRSLNQYVEADKLMRKFSEMTSGDVRANSFQTKRDYRTEIKENSGRYTLGNFDYNSVYSEFAPSYTNNGLLFASDRDTGNLAKYRHTWNSKDFLDVYEVKVENASKNTVVKLDKNINTKLHESTTATTKDGATLYFTRNNVVDGKTVKDQEGITRLKIFRAKLEEGIFTEIEELPFNSDTYSVAHPTLSPDEKTLFFVSDMPGSYGESDIFKVAINIDGTFGPPENLGNTINTEARETFPFVTSEEILYFSSDGHPGLGGLDVFATRIKNKSYTGIVKNVGEPINSNLDDFTFIFNEETRTGYFASNRENGLGYDDIYSFVENIPLKLACQQIVTGTVRDKISNQVLVGATVKIIDENNVELLKTLTDANGDYNLMMDCNVGNFVRALTDGYVPAEVYMGASDGQPQIIDFYLERDVVTAGFGDDLAKLLQLSTIYFDLNKYNIRVDAEVEIQKVIAAMDKYPSLKLKVNSHTDSRGKDAYNLWLSQKRAESTVAYMVSKGIAKERLQSEGFGETQLVNQCGNNSRCSANEHELNRRSEFIILE from the coding sequence ATGTTAAAAAATATAGTTTTTACGGTACTCTTAATTTTTGTTACTGCAGAAAACACCTTAGCTCAAGAAAAAATTCTTGAAAGGGCTAATCAAAAATACAATGAATATTCTTTTAGTCCGGCTATAGATATCTATAAGAAAGTATTAGATAAAGGATTTGTTTCAGCTGATTTGTTAAAGAAGTTGGGTAATTCTTATTATTTTAATGCAGACTATAAAGAAGCTTCTTTAATTTACGAACGATTATTGAAAGAATATGAAGGAGAAATAAGCCCTGATTATTTTTTTAGATATGCTCAAACCTTACGAAGTTTAAATCAGTATGTGGAGGCAGATAAATTAATGCGAAAATTTTCGGAAATGACTTCGGGAGATGTTAGAGCGAATAGCTTTCAAACCAAGCGAGATTATAGGACTGAAATAAAAGAAAACTCTGGGCGCTATACCCTAGGTAATTTTGACTATAATTCAGTGTATTCAGAATTTGCACCTTCTTATACTAATAACGGACTTTTATTTGCATCGGATCGGGATACAGGAAACTTAGCAAAATACAGACATACTTGGAATTCAAAAGACTTTTTAGATGTATATGAAGTCAAGGTAGAAAATGCTTCTAAAAATACCGTAGTAAAATTAGATAAAAACATTAATACCAAATTGCACGAGTCAACAACAGCGACAACTAAAGATGGTGCCACCTTATATTTTACACGAAATAATGTGGTAGATGGCAAAACCGTAAAAGATCAAGAAGGGATCACTAGGCTCAAAATTTTTAGGGCAAAATTAGAGGAGGGTATTTTTACAGAAATTGAAGAATTACCCTTTAATAGCGATACCTATTCCGTAGCGCATCCCACCTTAAGCCCAGACGAAAAAACACTTTTCTTTGTCTCGGATATGCCAGGAAGCTATGGAGAATCTGACATTTTTAAAGTAGCTATCAATATAGATGGTACTTTTGGACCCCCAGAAAATCTTGGAAATACCATTAATACAGAGGCAAGAGAAACTTTTCCATTTGTAACGAGTGAAGAAATTCTTTATTTTTCATCTGATGGTCATCCTGGTTTAGGAGGCTTAGATGTTTTTGCCACAAGAATAAAAAACAAATCTTATACGGGAATTGTTAAAAATGTTGGGGAACCCATAAATAGTAATCTAGACGATTTTACTTTTATTTTTAATGAGGAAACACGAACAGGTTATTTTGCCTCCAATAGAGAAAATGGTTTAGGGTATGATGACATATACAGCTTTGTAGAAAATATACCTCTTAAATTAGCATGTCAGCAAATAGTAACGGGCACCGTAAGAGATAAGATATCAAATCAGGTGCTGGTAGGGGCTACTGTTAAAATCATTGACGAAAATAATGTAGAACTTTTAAAAACACTAACTGATGCTAATGGAGATTACAATTTGATGATGGATTGTAATGTGGGTAATTTTGTTCGTGCCTTAACCGATGGGTATGTTCCTGCAGAGGTCTATATGGGTGCATCTGATGGACAGCCTCAAATCATAGATTTTTATTTAGAACGAGACGTTGTTACTGCTGGTTTTGGAGATGATTTGGCTAAGCTATTGCAATTAAGTACTATATATTTCGATTTAAATAAATACAATATTAGGGTAGACGCAGAAGTTGAAATACAAAAAGTAATTGCGGCCATGGATAAATATCCAAGTTTAAAATTAAAGGTAAATTCACATACTGATAGCAGAGGAAAAGATGCTTATAACTTGTGGTTATCTCAAAAAAGAGCCGAATCTACAGTGGCTTATATGGTTTCTAAGGGCATAGCTAAAGAGCGTCTTCAAAGTGAAGGTTTTGGCGAAACCCAATTGGTGAATCAATGTGGTAACAATTCAAGGTGTTCAGCCAATGAGCATGAATTGAACAGAAGATCTGAATTTATAATTTTAGAGTAA
- a CDS encoding PA14 domain-containing protein, producing MKNYFFYLILFVIFCISHQSLAQQTYLDNFNTSSYSNSNGSETWSTSWIEVGENTNPNGGRIRVNSNQLRFSNLDDNTFIYRLIDLSGFSQVTLTFQYDATNINGKGLNLWLIDSGGSFQFIGTINSGTGTVTYPLPAGFVSSNSGLAFNSFDNDWTNSDVAFIDNVQFTIITDTDGDGINDSVDNCISTSNPSQLDTDGDGIGDVCDNDDDNDGILDTVEIASCSATTNALFYEFYDLVPSGSTVDNIPTTGALATGTISTFDVNTLQNSVDPGDTNSFAIRYTGTINISNAGNYTFYTSSDDGSKLFIDGVQIVDNDGNHGIQERSGTVNLTSGIHTILVLFFENSGGQSLQVQYQGPSISKQTLPFSILSTNTGCDIDGDGLINSLDLDSDGDGIPDNVEAQTTTGYTAPTGSDTNNDGLDNAYGTNGLTSVDTDGDGIPDFLDTNSDNEGANDTVEAGITLSGSDSDGDGLDNTIDTINGYADPGGTIDNPLNTNGGSIVLPDSDNDAGTGGDVDFRDAIDNAVNEPPTITATGDQVFCPGTTLPVVETVTITDPDDSTIAAVYIQISAGYDNTGDELVLTGSHPGITASWDVSEGKLSLVGPASLASFEAAILGVVFQSSVTSIGGTMKEISIVLNEANYLLATQHYYEFIPALGITWTAARDAAALRTFYGLQGYLATLTVAEESELLGKQSSGAGWIGASDAAVEGQWRWVTGPEAGTLFWTGTATGSVTAPFNYANWNNGEPNNSGDEDYAHINAPGTGFDGSWNDLSNTGAGSGNYQPKGYLVEYGGSIGDPVAPQISAVTRIWVDSVNPTASNPAALTVFCSSDVPAADITVVTDEADNCTVNPTVSFINDVSDGGSDPEIITRTYRVTDASGNAIDVIQTITIQAIVVNTQPINQTVIVGSSATFTSSWTNADTYQWEVSTDGGSTFSPISDGSEYSGTQTAIVVVNDTAIEKNGFVYRVIATNSASTCPNGVTSIGAVLTTKVGTVITNRRITYRVKNN from the coding sequence ATGAAAAACTATTTTTTTTATCTAATCCTATTTGTAATTTTCTGCATTTCTCATCAAAGTTTGGCTCAGCAAACCTATTTAGATAATTTCAATACAAGTTCTTACTCGAATAGTAACGGAAGTGAAACGTGGTCAACATCTTGGATTGAAGTGGGTGAAAATACCAATCCAAATGGTGGTCGAATTAGGGTTAATTCCAACCAATTGCGATTTTCGAATTTAGATGATAATACATTCATCTATCGATTGATTGATCTTTCAGGGTTCTCTCAAGTTACTTTAACTTTTCAATATGATGCCACAAATATAAATGGTAAGGGTCTTAACCTCTGGTTAATAGATTCTGGTGGATCATTTCAGTTTATAGGAACAATAAACAGTGGCACTGGCACAGTTACCTACCCCCTTCCTGCTGGTTTTGTATCTTCCAATAGCGGATTGGCATTCAATAGTTTTGACAATGATTGGACGAATTCTGATGTTGCCTTCATTGATAATGTTCAATTTACGATCATTACCGATACAGACGGTGATGGGATTAATGATTCGGTTGATAATTGTATTTCTACGTCAAACCCAAGTCAACTGGATACTGATGGCGATGGAATAGGCGATGTTTGTGACAATGACGATGATAATGATGGTATTCTTGATACTGTTGAAATAGCTTCCTGTTCTGCAACAACAAATGCTTTATTCTACGAATTTTATGATTTGGTACCTTCAGGGTCAACAGTTGACAATATCCCAACAACGGGTGCCTTAGCAACCGGAACGATAAGTACTTTTGATGTAAATACCTTGCAAAACTCAGTAGATCCAGGTGATACAAATTCTTTTGCTATACGGTATACGGGTACTATAAACATAAGCAATGCTGGGAATTATACATTTTATACGAGTTCAGACGATGGTTCAAAATTGTTTATAGACGGAGTGCAAATTGTAGATAATGACGGTAATCATGGCATTCAAGAACGCTCTGGTACAGTAAATCTTACTTCGGGTATTCATACTATTCTAGTGCTGTTCTTTGAAAATTCTGGTGGGCAATCGCTTCAGGTGCAATATCAGGGACCTTCTATTAGCAAGCAAACTTTACCATTTTCTATTTTATCAACCAATACGGGTTGCGATATTGATGGTGATGGATTGATTAACTCTTTAGACCTAGACAGTGACGGTGATGGTATTCCTGATAACGTAGAAGCGCAAACCACCACAGGGTACACAGCACCTACTGGTTCAGACACAAATAATGATGGTTTGGATAATGCCTATGGTACAAATGGTTTGACTTCTGTAGATACTGACGGCGATGGTATCCCCGATTTTTTAGATACCAATAGTGATAATGAAGGGGCCAATGATACGGTGGAAGCCGGAATTACCTTATCAGGATCTGATTCGGACGGGGATGGACTAGACAATACCATCGATACCATTAATGGCTATGCAGACCCAGGAGGAACTATAGACAATCCTTTAAATACCAATGGAGGTTCTATAGTATTGCCCGATTCGGATAATGATGCTGGCACAGGAGGTGATGTTGATTTTAGAGATGCTATAGATAATGCTGTGAATGAACCGCCTACCATCACCGCAACAGGTGATCAGGTGTTTTGTCCGGGAACTACCCTGCCAGTTGTTGAAACAGTAACGATAACAGACCCCGACGACAGCACTATAGCGGCAGTTTATATTCAAATATCAGCGGGTTATGACAATACAGGTGATGAATTGGTATTAACTGGTTCTCATCCGGGGATAACAGCATCTTGGGATGTTTCTGAAGGAAAATTAAGTCTTGTAGGTCCTGCGAGTTTAGCATCGTTTGAAGCTGCAATTTTGGGGGTTGTATTTCAATCATCAGTAACGTCTATAGGTGGAACCATGAAAGAAATTTCTATTGTTTTGAATGAGGCCAATTATTTACTAGCTACACAGCATTATTACGAATTTATTCCGGCTTTGGGAATTACTTGGACGGCTGCAAGAGATGCGGCAGCACTTAGAACGTTTTACGGACTTCAAGGATATTTAGCCACATTAACAGTTGCTGAAGAATCTGAATTATTAGGAAAACAGTCTAGTGGTGCAGGCTGGATAGGAGCAAGTGATGCGGCTGTCGAAGGCCAATGGCGTTGGGTAACAGGTCCAGAAGCCGGCACACTATTTTGGACGGGTACTGCAACAGGTAGCGTAACCGCTCCTTTTAATTACGCAAATTGGAACAATGGAGAACCCAACAATTCTGGAGATGAAGATTATGCACATATTAATGCTCCGGGGACTGGTTTTGATGGTTCTTGGAATGATTTATCTAATACTGGAGCTGGAAGTGGAAATTATCAACCAAAAGGCTACCTGGTAGAATATGGTGGTTCAATTGGAGATCCGGTAGCACCTCAGATTTCTGCAGTGACTAGAATTTGGGTAGATAGTGTAAACCCTACCGCTAGTAATCCAGCAGCACTTACAGTTTTTTGTAGTTCAGATGTTCCAGCGGCCGATATTACTGTCGTCACCGATGAAGCGGACAATTGTACTGTTAATCCAACAGTAAGCTTTATAAATGATGTTTCTGATGGAGGATCAGACCCCGAAATCATCACAAGAACCTATCGCGTTACAGATGCAAGTGGCAACGCAATTGATGTGATTCAAACCATTACGATACAAGCTATTGTTGTTAATACGCAACCCATAAATCAAACCGTAATTGTGGGGAGTTCAGCTACCTTTACTTCAAGTTGGACAAATGCCGATACTTATCAATGGGAGGTAAGTACTGACGGTGGTAGTACATTTAGTCCAATTTCAGATGGTTCTGAATATTCAGGAACACAAACGGCTATAGTTGTAGTGAACGATACAGCTATTGAAAAAAATGGTTTTGTTTATAGAGTAATAGCGACGAATTCTGCCTCAACATGCCCAAATGGAGTTACTAGTATCGGGGCTGTTTTAACAACGAAAGTTGGCACCGTAATCACCAATAGGAGAATAACCTACCGCGTTAAAAATAATTAA